In the genome of Deinococcus psychrotolerans, one region contains:
- a CDS encoding gluconate 2-dehydrogenase subunit 3 family protein → MSAQERAAVIAALNGPAVTAPTRATLLERLDARYERQFLSETEFARLRAVAVRLVPHDPAEMDLSGLIDQRLHQNLSDGWRYADTPADGPAYQGLLAALPSNFETLSGDEQDAAIHELQASQPHPFEDLLAELTEGFMAHPLTQYRFGYAGFMDAPGWPRVGPNELEAREIAYGESGNDQ, encoded by the coding sequence ATGAGCGCCCAAGAACGCGCCGCCGTGATCGCCGCCCTCAACGGGCCAGCCGTAACAGCTCCGACCCGCGCCACCCTGCTGGAGCGGCTGGACGCCCGCTATGAGCGGCAATTTCTGAGCGAAACAGAGTTCGCTCGGCTGCGAGCGGTGGCCGTCCGACTGGTGCCGCACGACCCCGCCGAGATGGACTTGAGCGGCCTAATCGACCAGCGTCTCCACCAAAACTTATCGGACGGCTGGCGCTACGCCGACACCCCCGCTGACGGCCCGGCGTATCAGGGGCTGCTGGCGGCCTTGCCAAGCAACTTTGAAACGCTCTCCGGTGACGAGCAGGACGCCGCCATTCACGAGTTGCAAGCCAGTCAGCCGCACCCGTTTGAAGACCTTCTGGCCGAGCTGACCGAAGGTTTTATGGCCCACCCCTTGACCCAGTACCGCTTTGGCTACGCCGGATTTATGGACGCGCCGGGCTGGCCGAGGGTAGGGCCGAATGAATTGGAAGCGCGGGAGATCGCTTACGGGGAGTCCGGAAATGACCAATAA
- a CDS encoding heavy metal translocating P-type ATPase, whose product MTRPPSLPSVSEASSLTYFVEGMDCASCVQKVERVVGRLPGTGEVKTSFTKQTLILELDEAQTPRQTLETHLRSLGYTPTLRAAPVQPKSPEHGHAGHDHDSHDHARQDHAGHTHEVLPPNTLWYKGTQGKLVLTSGVLLALAWVFGFVAPQLALYGYVAATLLGVWPLAKSAVASARLGDFFSINLLVSLAAIGAVLIGQAAEGAVVVFFFAVGELLEGVAAGRARAGIQALSALTPKTALLMDGNEMREVPADTLEVGQMVQVRPGSRVPADGSITAGQSSLDDSPVTGESMPVDKNVGDAVFAGSINGSGVLTVKVDKAAADNTIARIIHLVEEAEGSKAPTARFIDRFSRLYTPGVVLVSALVALIPPLLLGAEWHLWLYKSITLLLIGCPCALVLSVPAAITSAVSAGTRRGLLIKGGAALETIGSVKTVAFDKTGTLTAGQPRVTDVLGAALSESEVLRLAAAVEAGSSHPLAQAISGAAKSAGLSVPAAEAAAALAGKGVTATVEGRPLFVSSPKHVASTLNLAPDLQQRLTAFEEAGKTVVVLHSSDQVLGVVAIRDEARPDAAQAIARLKAMGVKTVMLTGDNARTGKAIAAQLGLDVRAELLPEDKLRLIGELRQDGDVAMVGDGINDAPALAKADVGIAMGGGTDVALEAADAALLRGRVSGVADLVQLSRDTMTNIRWNIGFALGLKAIFLVTTLLGYTNLWMAILADTGATAIVTANALRLLGWRGKEDAATVPVSGPALHSGA is encoded by the coding sequence ATGACCCGTCCTCCTTCCTTGCCTTCCGTCTCCGAGGCTTCTAGCCTGACCTACTTCGTGGAGGGCATGGACTGCGCCAGTTGCGTGCAAAAAGTCGAGCGGGTGGTGGGGCGTTTGCCCGGCACCGGGGAAGTCAAGACCAGTTTCACCAAGCAGACCCTGATCCTTGAACTTGACGAAGCCCAGACTCCGCGCCAGACCCTGGAAACCCATTTGCGTTCACTCGGCTACACGCCGACGCTGCGGGCTGCTCCCGTTCAACCCAAAAGCCCCGAGCATGGTCATGCGGGCCACGACCACGACTCGCATGACCATGCTCGACAGGATCACGCGGGCCACACCCATGAAGTCCTGCCGCCCAACACCCTCTGGTACAAAGGCACTCAGGGCAAATTGGTGCTGACCTCGGGTGTGCTGCTGGCGCTGGCGTGGGTGTTCGGCTTCGTGGCTCCTCAGCTCGCCCTCTACGGCTACGTGGCCGCCACCTTACTGGGCGTCTGGCCACTGGCCAAAAGTGCGGTGGCGAGTGCCCGGTTGGGCGACTTTTTCAGCATCAACTTGCTGGTGTCACTCGCGGCCATCGGTGCGGTGCTGATCGGGCAAGCGGCGGAGGGCGCGGTGGTGGTGTTCTTCTTCGCGGTGGGCGAACTCCTCGAAGGTGTGGCGGCGGGCCGGGCGCGGGCGGGCATTCAGGCGCTCTCGGCCCTGACGCCCAAGACAGCGCTCCTGATGGACGGCAACGAGATGCGCGAAGTGCCCGCCGACACCCTGGAAGTCGGGCAAATGGTGCAGGTGCGCCCCGGCAGCCGGGTGCCCGCCGACGGCAGCATCACGGCGGGTCAATCGAGCTTAGATGACAGCCCCGTAACCGGCGAGAGTATGCCGGTGGACAAAAACGTGGGCGACGCGGTGTTCGCAGGCAGCATCAACGGCAGCGGTGTATTGACCGTCAAGGTCGACAAGGCCGCCGCCGACAACACCATCGCCCGCATCATTCACCTGGTCGAGGAAGCTGAGGGCAGCAAGGCTCCCACCGCCCGCTTCATCGACCGCTTCAGCCGCCTCTACACACCGGGCGTGGTGCTGGTGTCGGCGCTGGTGGCGCTTATTCCGCCGCTGCTGCTGGGGGCCGAGTGGCATCTGTGGCTTTACAAGAGCATCACCTTGCTGCTGATCGGTTGCCCCTGCGCTTTGGTGCTGAGCGTGCCCGCCGCGATTACCAGCGCCGTGAGCGCGGGCACCCGGCGCGGACTGCTGATCAAGGGCGGCGCGGCGCTGGAAACCATCGGCAGTGTCAAAACGGTGGCCTTCGACAAAACCGGCACCCTGACGGCGGGCCAGCCGCGCGTCACCGACGTGCTGGGCGCGGCCTTGTCAGAGTCGGAAGTGCTGCGCCTCGCCGCCGCCGTGGAAGCTGGAAGCTCGCATCCGCTGGCGCAGGCCATCAGCGGCGCGGCCAAGTCGGCGGGCCTGAGTGTGCCTGCTGCTGAAGCCGCCGCCGCCCTCGCCGGAAAAGGCGTGACGGCCACCGTGGAAGGCCGCCCCCTGTTTGTCAGCTCGCCCAAGCATGTCGCCAGCACCTTAAACCTCGCGCCAGATCTTCAGCAACGCCTCACGGCCTTTGAAGAAGCCGGGAAAACCGTGGTGGTGCTGCACAGTTCGGATCAGGTGCTGGGTGTGGTGGCTATTCGCGACGAAGCCAGACCCGACGCGGCGCAGGCGATTGCCCGCCTCAAAGCGATGGGTGTCAAGACTGTGATGTTGACCGGCGACAATGCCCGCACCGGCAAAGCCATTGCCGCTCAGTTGGGCCTGGACGTGCGGGCCGAACTGCTTCCCGAAGACAAGCTGCGCTTAATTGGCGAGCTGCGCCAAGACGGCGATGTGGCGATGGTCGGTGACGGCATCAACGACGCTCCGGCGCTTGCCAAAGCTGATGTCGGCATTGCCATGGGAGGCGGCACCGACGTGGCCCTCGAAGCTGCCGACGCCGCCTTGCTGCGTGGACGGGTTTCGGGCGTGGCCGATCTGGTGCAGCTTTCGCGCGACACCATGACCAACATCCGCTGGAATATCGGCTTTGCGCTGGGTCTCAAAGCCATTTTCCTGGTCACCACTCTGCTCGGCTACACCAATCTGTGGATGGCGATTCTGGCCGACACTGGGGCCACTGCCATCGTGACTGCCAACGCCCTGCGTTTGCTGGGTTGGCGAGGCAAAGAGGACGCGGCGACTGTGCCCGTCAGCGGCCCAGCTTTACACAGCGGGGCTTGA
- a CDS encoding PQQ-dependent sugar dehydrogenase, translated as MNKRTSYWQRGCLLVAALAIAPALAQSGNQVQLLKVGSGFERPTSITNAADGSGRLFVVEQGGLVKVLRGTRVEAQPFLDVRSLTRAGGERGLLGLAFDPKFSQNGRLFVDYTNLNGDTVIARYTAVGGKVNPASAKVLLTIKQPYSNHNGGQLAFGPDGFLYVGMGDGGSGGDPQNNAQNLGSLLGKLLRLDVRSGSYTVPKDNPFINTAGARGEIFAYGLRNPWRFSFSSAGLLIADVGQNKYEEINLLPKGSAGGENYGWRLKEAAACYEPASNCNSAKTKLQDPILSYDHTQGNSVTGGYVYRGQGLPALRGQYIYGDFGSGTIWAAVPSSAKWKTNKMLDTELSISTFGESEAGELYLADYVSGTVYQFVAK; from the coding sequence ATGAATAAACGAACCTCGTACTGGCAGCGTGGCTGTCTTCTGGTCGCCGCACTCGCTATCGCGCCAGCTTTAGCTCAGAGCGGTAATCAAGTACAACTTCTCAAAGTCGGCAGCGGATTTGAGCGCCCCACCAGTATCACCAACGCTGCGGACGGTTCAGGGCGGCTGTTCGTGGTCGAACAAGGTGGACTGGTGAAGGTGCTGCGCGGCACTCGAGTCGAAGCGCAACCCTTTTTAGATGTACGCAGCTTGACCCGTGCAGGCGGTGAGCGCGGCTTACTGGGACTGGCTTTCGATCCCAAATTCAGTCAGAACGGCAGACTTTTCGTGGACTACACCAACCTCAACGGCGACACTGTTATTGCGCGGTATACCGCCGTGGGTGGCAAAGTGAATCCCGCCTCAGCCAAAGTACTGCTCACCATCAAGCAGCCGTACAGTAACCACAACGGCGGGCAGCTCGCCTTTGGGCCAGACGGCTTTCTCTACGTTGGCATGGGCGACGGCGGCAGCGGTGGCGATCCACAAAACAATGCCCAGAATCTGGGCAGTCTACTCGGCAAACTCTTGCGGCTCGACGTGCGCAGTGGGAGCTACACCGTGCCTAAAGACAATCCATTTATCAACACAGCTGGGGCACGCGGAGAGATTTTTGCTTACGGGCTGCGCAATCCTTGGCGCTTCAGCTTCAGCTCGGCCGGATTACTGATCGCCGATGTGGGCCAAAATAAATACGAAGAAATCAACTTGCTTCCAAAAGGCAGCGCGGGCGGTGAGAATTACGGCTGGCGTTTGAAAGAAGCTGCCGCTTGTTATGAACCCGCTTCCAACTGCAACTCAGCCAAAACGAAGTTACAAGACCCCATCTTGAGTTATGACCACACCCAAGGCAACTCGGTAACAGGCGGTTATGTCTACCGGGGCCAAGGTTTACCAGCCCTGCGTGGGCAATATATTTATGGCGATTTTGGCAGCGGCACCATCTGGGCTGCCGTGCCGAGCAGCGCAAAGTGGAAGACCAACAAAATGCTGGACACCGAACTGAGCATCTCGACTTTTGGGGAAAGCGAGGCAGGCGAATTATATTTGGCCGATTATGTGTCAGGGACGGTCTATCAGTTTGTGGCGAAATAA
- a CDS encoding alpha-2-macroglobulin family protein, giving the protein MQGRQVQRKWLTGVLLSTALVAGLAPAQRNVSIYGGVFQGGQAVKVEVYAPAGTVFTVRRVLDPASLFAASPDPHQPKLSASQQSAPIRSVTLRRRDDSLNLGTLPSGVYTVGTGNLAAVVVVSNLGLVVKRDQNQVLIYTADRESGQTRAAQINLLGSKQSVQASVDGVARLTRKADANSDKETYLAHIGNDWAISGANWNSYAAPLVRGYVYTDRPVYRPGQHVDFKAVLRQAGSLKALAGTSVRVVVKSPNDDEVFRKTLMTDAFGSLNAGLDLPAGAKLGEYYFSLSPEGTDDDQTDISGSFQVEAYQKPEYAVTIQADRKRAVQGDKVNVRISARYLFGGNVSGAIVNYNVTRAPYYPPGFDSEYLSPDSEGTDYGSDLVIQDQTRLNANGDLDLTLPLEKDASGNPVSYRIEAEVEDESRRTVSAQTRVIAFPASLNVEADTDGYVYGVNKPIGISLDTRDLKDVGRAAPVTLDLVRQSYDYDKKKKTWVLSEKRLSRSQVQTGADGRAATTLSAPRGGGYLLRASVTDSQGRVSTFENFVWVLKPGEDYGWNYRDLSVRLDKKSYAPGDTATVLVGNPKPGAPVLVTLEGDKLRSSTVLRGTGAVLTYSFPVTADMAPNIYVAAAALGDGQLYSNDAHVKVPRVGSALTVKVTPAKARYAPGDTGKLSVDVKDAGGKGVAANLALGVVDQAIYLVQPDNATPIAQVFDALRDNAVGTNSSLNFYFSQVGTTANAPKPMAIKPAFAQDKQARAADASTADSVTPRQDFKDTILWLPNLITDAQGHAEVDVKFPDNLTTWIATARAQTQLPRFGQATASTMTTKDVIARLTLPTFLVRGDTVTLSGIVNNTLGRPVMGNVSAVLNGLTPLGGAALTPAGAAINVAANGRTRSDMQVRAGNVGTADVTFTARTGSGNDALKLPLPIKARGYEVSQTAVGSASKPSVTLNIPVDTNLSTLDLSLSLTPSLLSAVSPALEYLVGYPYGCTEQTMSRFLPALLAKQNLGSAALPQSVTKNLPDIVSSGLARLQLFQHEDGGWNFWQWDDSTLEMSAYVVEGLLRAKQLGAAVDNTMLDNGLKYLTKNASNPKARQAERASAYRALADAGRLDLAGLNTFARRKDLAPYALAETALALQKLGQTQAAKDVLDRLKAQRIGSNNGSLIHWETPKRGKTYWYDFWDDNSVQVTATALEALAQLEPGSPLIPNISQWLLSNRRGPKWLSTQDTTSVIIAALALKPPAPVSSEVKVTLDGLSAGSATLSGTEAATLKLNTGGLKAGPHTVTMQGAPAGLTFSSQLSFSREPAELHADASKGFELRREYQKLTPIWDEKGKRYTYQRTPLLKGGQMQPVTVGDLILVTLTVKPSQQSARYLLISDPIPAGMKAQDERSLAIAGLKDPDEYNWEDWNYWYAGRDLLDDRVDLYADYLSGKQTMTYVLRAQTPGTFTALPTHAFLMYDSDVEGYGSAATFTVRDRGE; this is encoded by the coding sequence ATGCAAGGCAGACAGGTACAGCGCAAATGGCTCACCGGTGTTCTCCTCTCCACGGCTCTGGTGGCGGGTCTAGCGCCCGCACAGCGCAACGTATCGATTTACGGCGGCGTCTTTCAGGGGGGCCAGGCTGTCAAGGTGGAAGTCTACGCGCCTGCTGGAACGGTCTTCACTGTGCGGCGGGTACTTGACCCGGCCAGCTTGTTTGCCGCCTCGCCCGACCCGCACCAGCCCAAGCTCAGCGCTTCGCAGCAGTCCGCGCCGATTCGCAGCGTGACCTTGCGGCGCAGAGACGATTCGCTCAACCTCGGCACACTGCCCAGCGGCGTTTACACGGTAGGCACCGGCAACCTCGCCGCCGTGGTGGTGGTCAGCAATCTGGGCTTGGTCGTCAAGCGCGACCAGAACCAAGTCTTGATTTATACCGCTGACCGGGAAAGCGGCCAGACGCGGGCAGCCCAGATCAATTTGCTCGGCAGCAAACAGAGCGTGCAGGCCAGCGTGGACGGCGTGGCCCGCTTGACGCGCAAGGCCGACGCCAACAGCGACAAGGAGACCTACCTCGCCCATATCGGCAACGACTGGGCCATCAGCGGCGCGAACTGGAACAGCTACGCCGCTCCGCTGGTGCGCGGCTACGTCTACACCGACCGGCCCGTCTACCGCCCCGGCCAGCACGTGGATTTCAAGGCGGTGCTGCGGCAGGCCGGGAGCCTTAAAGCACTGGCGGGTACTTCGGTGCGGGTCGTGGTCAAGTCGCCCAACGACGACGAGGTGTTCAGAAAAACCCTGATGACCGACGCCTTCGGTTCGCTGAATGCCGGACTGGATTTGCCTGCCGGAGCCAAGCTGGGCGAGTATTATTTTTCCCTGTCACCCGAAGGAACCGACGACGACCAGACCGACATCAGCGGCAGTTTTCAGGTGGAAGCCTACCAGAAGCCCGAATACGCCGTGACCATCCAAGCCGACCGCAAAAGGGCGGTGCAGGGCGACAAGGTCAATGTCCGCATCTCGGCCCGTTACCTGTTCGGGGGCAATGTCAGCGGAGCGATTGTCAATTACAACGTGACCCGCGCTCCTTATTATCCGCCCGGCTTTGACAGCGAGTATCTGTCGCCCGACAGCGAAGGCACGGATTACGGCTCGGACTTGGTGATTCAGGATCAAACGCGGCTCAACGCCAACGGTGATTTGGATTTGACCTTACCACTGGAAAAAGACGCGAGCGGCAACCCGGTCAGCTACCGCATCGAAGCCGAGGTGGAAGACGAATCGCGCCGCACCGTCAGCGCCCAGACCCGCGTGATCGCTTTTCCGGCCAGCTTGAACGTGGAAGCCGACACCGACGGCTATGTGTACGGTGTCAACAAGCCGATTGGCATTTCGCTCGATACCCGCGACCTGAAAGACGTGGGCCGCGCCGCGCCGGTCACGTTGGATCTGGTGCGGCAGAGTTACGACTACGACAAGAAGAAAAAGACCTGGGTGCTCTCTGAAAAACGGCTCTCGCGCAGCCAGGTGCAGACTGGCGCAGACGGCAGAGCGGCCACCACCCTGAGTGCCCCGCGCGGCGGCGGCTACTTGCTGCGGGCCAGCGTCACCGACTCACAGGGGCGCGTCAGCACTTTCGAGAACTTCGTATGGGTACTCAAACCCGGCGAGGATTACGGCTGGAACTACCGCGACCTCTCGGTGAGGCTGGACAAAAAGAGCTACGCGCCGGGCGACACCGCCACCGTATTGGTGGGCAATCCGAAGCCAGGTGCGCCCGTTCTGGTGACGCTGGAAGGCGACAAACTCAGAAGCTCCACGGTGCTGCGCGGCACAGGCGCGGTGCTGACCTACTCGTTTCCGGTCACGGCGGACATGGCCCCCAACATCTACGTGGCAGCGGCGGCACTGGGTGACGGGCAACTGTATAGCAACGACGCCCACGTCAAAGTTCCGCGTGTGGGGTCGGCGCTGACGGTGAAAGTCACGCCTGCCAAAGCCCGCTACGCCCCCGGCGACACCGGCAAGCTCAGCGTGGACGTGAAGGACGCGGGTGGCAAAGGCGTGGCGGCTAATCTGGCGCTGGGCGTAGTGGATCAGGCGATTTATCTGGTGCAGCCCGACAACGCCACCCCGATTGCTCAGGTTTTTGACGCCCTGCGCGACAACGCGGTGGGCACCAATTCCAGTCTCAATTTTTATTTTTCACAGGTGGGAACCACGGCGAACGCGCCCAAACCGATGGCCATCAAGCCCGCCTTTGCTCAGGACAAGCAGGCCCGCGCCGCCGACGCCAGCACCGCCGACAGCGTGACGCCGCGCCAGGATTTCAAAGACACGATTTTGTGGCTGCCCAACCTCATCACCGACGCGCAGGGCCACGCTGAAGTGGACGTGAAATTCCCCGACAACTTGACCACCTGGATCGCCACCGCCCGCGCCCAGACCCAGCTTCCGCGCTTCGGGCAGGCGACCGCCAGCACCATGACCACCAAAGACGTGATCGCCCGCTTGACTCTGCCAACCTTTTTGGTGCGCGGCGACACGGTGACCCTTTCGGGAATCGTCAACAACACGCTGGGCAGGCCCGTGATGGGCAACGTCAGCGCTGTTTTGAATGGACTGACCCCGCTCGGCGGCGCGGCGCTGACCCCAGCTGGCGCGGCCATCAACGTGGCGGCCAACGGGCGTACTCGCAGCGACATGCAGGTGCGGGCGGGCAATGTCGGCACGGCGGACGTGACCTTCACGGCCCGGACAGGTTCCGGCAATGACGCATTGAAATTACCGCTGCCGATCAAAGCTCGCGGTTACGAGGTCAGCCAGACAGCGGTGGGCAGCGCCTCTAAGCCCAGCGTGACGCTCAACATTCCGGTGGACACCAACCTCAGCACGCTCGATCTGAGCCTGAGCCTGACGCCCTCGCTGCTCTCGGCGGTGTCGCCCGCACTGGAATATCTGGTGGGCTATCCCTACGGCTGCACCGAGCAGACCATGAGCCGCTTTTTGCCCGCGCTGCTGGCCAAGCAAAATCTGGGCAGCGCCGCTCTGCCGCAGAGTGTGACCAAGAACCTGCCGGATATCGTCAGCAGCGGCTTGGCAAGGTTGCAACTCTTCCAGCATGAAGACGGCGGCTGGAACTTCTGGCAGTGGGACGACAGCACACTGGAGATGAGCGCTTACGTGGTGGAGGGCCTCCTGCGGGCCAAGCAACTCGGCGCGGCAGTGGACAACACCATGCTGGACAATGGCCTGAAGTACCTCACTAAGAATGCCAGCAACCCCAAAGCGCGGCAAGCCGAGCGGGCCAGCGCTTACCGCGCCCTCGCGGACGCTGGACGGCTGGACTTGGCCGGACTCAACACCTTTGCTCGCCGCAAAGACCTCGCGCCCTACGCACTCGCCGAAACCGCTCTGGCGCTGCAAAAGCTGGGCCAGACTCAGGCCGCCAAAGACGTGCTCGACCGCCTCAAGGCGCAGCGCATCGGCAGCAACAACGGCTCGCTGATCCACTGGGAAACACCCAAGCGCGGCAAGACCTACTGGTACGACTTCTGGGATGACAACAGCGTGCAGGTCACGGCCACCGCCCTAGAAGCTTTGGCGCAACTGGAACCGGGCAGCCCGCTGATTCCTAATATCTCCCAGTGGCTGCTCAGCAACCGGCGCGGCCCCAAGTGGCTCAGCACCCAAGACACCACCAGCGTGATTATCGCCGCGCTCGCTCTGAAGCCGCCCGCACCCGTCAGCAGCGAAGTCAAAGTGACGTTGGACGGCCTCAGTGCCGGAAGCGCCACGCTCAGCGGCACCGAGGCGGCCACCTTGAAACTGAACACCGGCGGCCTCAAAGCCGGGCCACACACCGTCACGATGCAGGGCGCTCCGGCGGGCCTGACCTTCAGCAGTCAACTGAGTTTCAGCCGCGAACCCGCCGAACTCCACGCCGACGCCAGCAAAGGCTTTGAGCTTCGCCGCGAATACCAAAAACTCACCCCCATCTGGGACGAGAAAGGCAAGCGCTACACCTATCAGCGCACGCCACTCCTAAAGGGCGGACAGATGCAACCCGTCACGGTGGGCGACCTGATTCTGGTGACGCTGACGGTTAAGCCGTCGCAGCAAAGCGCCCGCTATCTGCTCATCAGCGATCCGATTCCGGCAGGCATGAAAGCCCAAGACGAACGCAGCCTCGCGATTGCCGGCCTCAAAGACCCTGACGAATACAACTGGGAAGATTGGAATTACTGGTACGCCGGACGCGACCTTCTCGATGACCGGGTAGACCTCTATGCCGATTACTTGTCGGGCAAGCAGACCATGACTTATGTGCTGCGTGCCCAGACGCCCGGCACCTTCACCGCCCTGCCCACCCACGCTTTCTTGATGTACGACTCCGACGTGGAAGGCTACGGCTCGGCAGCGACGTTCACGGTAAGAGACCGGGGGGAGTGA
- a CDS encoding DUF1175 family protein: MIQRLRSQLWPVCCLGVLLGLGGGVSAADPISTGTTPLSVSSVADSDRDGYPDAAELVGQDRERFADWFASIAQSQYYGMNKDWLPADRDCGGLLRYAFINALMPHDAVWRSKFKFLPRPQSGDVQAFGYPLPIISRSVFRTAGGAYQVGDIEAGKLVGRTGVQYLANYSMVRVSREMAAAKRGDLLIFIRPDLRSYHSMVYLGGGNVVYHTGASPAEGGEVRLLTVQSLLRYAERAFHPASSNPNFLGVYRWKILN, encoded by the coding sequence GTGATTCAGCGTCTGAGGAGCCAACTTTGGCCGGTGTGTTGCCTCGGTGTACTGCTCGGTTTGGGCGGCGGGGTCAGTGCTGCCGATCCCATTTCTACCGGCACGACGCCGCTTTCCGTGAGCAGCGTAGCCGACTCTGACCGCGACGGCTATCCCGACGCCGCCGAATTGGTGGGCCAAGACCGTGAGCGCTTCGCCGATTGGTTTGCGTCCATTGCCCAGAGCCAGTATTACGGCATGAACAAAGACTGGCTGCCCGCTGACCGCGACTGCGGCGGGCTGCTGCGCTACGCTTTCATCAATGCCCTGATGCCACATGACGCTGTATGGCGCTCCAAATTCAAGTTTCTGCCGCGTCCCCAATCGGGCGACGTGCAGGCTTTCGGATACCCTCTGCCGATCATCAGCCGCTCGGTGTTCCGCACAGCGGGCGGGGCTTATCAGGTGGGCGACATCGAAGCGGGCAAATTGGTCGGCCGCACGGGAGTGCAGTACCTCGCCAACTACTCGATGGTCAGGGTTTCGCGGGAGATGGCGGCGGCCAAACGCGGCGACCTGCTGATTTTTATTCGGCCCGACTTGCGCTCGTATCACAGCATGGTCTACTTGGGCGGCGGCAACGTCGTCTACCACACCGGGGCCAGCCCAGCCGAAGGCGGCGAGGTGCGGCTACTGACCGTGCAGAGCTTGCTGAGATATGCCGAGCGGGCTTTTCATCCAGCCAGCAGCAACCCCAACTTTCTGGGTGTATACCGCTGGAAGATTTTGAATTGA
- a CDS encoding tyrosine-type recombinase/integrase, giving the protein MSDPDLWLELQADRPSASLSLVLSETEPLSQARLWLEPEQRRRDAVRAARDRDLVNLWSLTVAHHTLHSSQGSRHTLRTYRNGLRFWLLFTERHAVGLLRPKADQGSLFARELEAGLLVLERKRKTRVDAKLATSRATPASGPRPLSTSSVNVYLAGARALYRALRWADATDADPFRDVKVKADQVARWDKRFPYPQPAIEALLQTGDARHRVTVLLGAHAGLRASEMVKLKWSDVELEASRLQVLGKGNKRRWVSLSASLKRALLERRTESADLLVVGGTPEAARLRLRRVCLQTNVPFLSLHALRHSAGTRLVKSGRSLQDVARHLGHASVATAEIYAKWADEGLKNELENW; this is encoded by the coding sequence ATGAGCGACCCTGATCTCTGGCTTGAACTTCAAGCGGATCGGCCTTCTGCATCTCTCAGTCTGGTGTTATCGGAAACTGAGCCGCTGAGTCAAGCCCGGTTGTGGCTGGAGCCGGAGCAACGTCGCCGCGACGCGGTGCGGGCTGCCCGTGACCGTGATCTGGTGAACCTGTGGTCACTGACGGTGGCCCACCACACTTTGCACAGCAGCCAAGGCAGTCGTCACACCCTGCGAACTTACCGCAATGGTCTGCGGTTCTGGCTACTGTTTACTGAGCGGCATGCGGTGGGGTTGCTGCGCCCCAAAGCTGATCAAGGCTCATTGTTTGCCCGCGAGTTGGAGGCGGGGTTGCTGGTGCTTGAGCGGAAGCGTAAAACTAGAGTGGATGCTAAGTTGGCAACCAGCCGCGCCACGCCAGCGTCCGGGCCGCGTCCACTGTCTACGTCATCGGTCAATGTGTATTTAGCCGGAGCGCGGGCTCTATACCGGGCGCTGCGCTGGGCGGATGCCACGGACGCTGACCCTTTCCGTGACGTGAAGGTCAAGGCCGATCAGGTGGCCCGCTGGGATAAACGCTTTCCGTACCCGCAACCTGCTATCGAAGCGCTGCTGCAAACTGGTGATGCCCGCCACCGTGTGACCGTTCTCCTCGGTGCACATGCTGGACTGCGGGCTTCAGAGATGGTCAAGCTCAAATGGAGTGACGTAGAACTTGAAGCCAGTCGCTTACAGGTGCTGGGCAAGGGCAACAAGCGGCGTTGGGTCAGTCTTTCGGCTTCACTCAAGCGGGCTCTGCTGGAGCGGCGAACCGAATCGGCTGACCTTCTTGTTGTCGGCGGCACACCTGAAGCGGCTCGTTTGCGTCTGCGCCGCGTTTGTCTGCAGACGAATGTTCCTTTCTTGTCACTCCATGCTTTGCGTCACAGCGCGGGTACCCGCCTCGTGAAATCGGGCCGCTCACTCCAAGATGTGGCCCGCCATCTGGGCCACGCTTCGGTGGCGACGGCGGAGATTTATGCGAAATGGGCGGATGAGGGGCTTAAGAATGAGTTGGAAAACTGGTGA